The DNA sequence ACAATTGCGCTCAGAGCTGATATGGATGCTTTACCAATCGTCGAAGAGGGCGAGGACAGACCGTATCTTTCTACAGTTCCTGGCGTCATGCACGGCTGCGGCCATGATGGTCATACAGCGACATTGCTCGCGGCAGCTAAATGGATGAGCCAAAATCCTGAACTAGTGAAAAACAATATCATCTTGATTTTCCAAAGTTCCGAGGAAGCTTCACCAAGTGGGGCTCAGCAGCTTATGAAAGAAGGCGTCCTTGATAAAGCAGATGTCATCTACGGCATTCACTATATGTCGAATATGCCTCTCGGTCAGGTTGGCTTTGAAGAAGGCTATGCAATGGCATCAAGCGATGACTTTGACATTATCATTGAAGGTAAAGGCGGTCATGGTGGTAACCCTCATGAGACAATCGATCCGATTTACATTTCGACTCATCTCATTCAGGCATTCCAATCGATCGTAAGTCGAAACCTGAACCCGTTGAAGAGTGGGGTCATTTCTGTAGGTGGCATTTATGGCGGGGATTCATACAATGTCATTCCTGATAAGGTCACTTTGAAAGGGACAATCCGTGCACTTACTTTCGAAGGTGCAAAGACGATGATTGAGAAGACAGAGCAACTCACGAAGTCTATTTGCGAAGGTTTTGGTGCGAAGGGTCACTTCACTCTTATTGAAGGGACACCGCCACTTTATAACCATCCTGAAGCTTGTAAGACTGCTGAAAAAATTATCCGTAAGACATTCGGTGATGATTTGTTCACACCTATTGAGGCAGTTTTCGGAGCAGAAGACTTCTCTTACTATTTGAAAGAGAAGACAGGGGCTTTCGTCAATATCGGCATGCAGGGGCCAAAGAGCCAGTACCCGCATCATCATCCGAAGTTCGACTTGGATGAAGCGGCTATGCCGGCAGGGATTGAACTAATGATTAAATTCGCCTTGGAAGGCTGATCTCCAATATATTGCTATCGAACATTCCATCGTATCCGGCGCTTGTCGGAATGCGGTGGAATGTTTCTTATTAAAAAGGGAATGTTACTCAAATAGGATGCAATACAGGAGGGATTAACTTGAGTAAGCATTTTCTTTCAATGCAGGAGCTCGATGATCGTTTGAAAGCCTTGAAAGGTTCAGAGATCGAGGTTCAGAAAAAGGAACAGCAAGATTTGGACATCGTTCATATCGCACTCGATGACGTGAGATATGATAAAGACTTCCATAAGTTCGACGAGTATGAAGCGGAGTATACGTTAGAGCTGCATGGCGTAGGGACGATTGAAACAGACGTAGGCAATGCTGTTCCGCTTCCATCGCCGGTTTATGAGATTGCGCTTGATGTAGATACAATGCGTGAATATGAAGAAGATGATCATGAGTTGATCATCTCGACAGAGCGTGCGGTTTATAAAATCAAAAAAGTATAAGCAGATGAAGGCCTGACAGATGGAGATGATTCCGGATGTTTGGCTTTTTCTAATTTCCTGGGAATCTTTGCTACACAGTTATGCTATGATTTAATTAACATAATATAGGAGGTGGCAAATATGAAGCGGGTGATTGGCAAGGGTGAATTTGCTGTTCTGGAGCGTGAGTTCATATTCTTGGAAAAGCATGGTGAGCTTGAGCAAGGTAAAGCGGAACAGCTGCTTGGGCTATACGAAGCGGGTCAGGGCCATGCTGTTGATGGGAGCTCGAGATTCCTCCGTATCATGCTCGCAATTGGAGCGGCACTTGTAGGTCTTGGCATACTTTCATTTATTGCAAGCAACTGGGCCGGTCTTGATAAGCTGGCGAAATTCCTATTGCTTATATTTGGACTCATTGTATTTTATGCAGGTGGCTTTGGGCTGGAGAGACGCTATCCGAAGACTGCACGCAGTCTGTACTATATCGGAGCGGCCATTTATGGTGCCGCTATCTTCCTGATCGGGCAAATGTTCCACTTGAGTGGGGGCGCACAGAACGCTTTCATTTTATGGGGTGCAGGACTGTTGCCGCTCGCAGTTTATTTACGGGACAAGTGGGTTGGAGTCTTTGCCGCTTTAACGTTCATATTAGGGGGCGAAATCTTCTTCTGGTCCGCATCAGGTCTCGGATTACGCTACTTGCTCATTCTGTTAATCCCGTTGCTTCTTTGGGTCAATGACCGTTACTTGAATAAGTCAAAGGCAGTATTTGTACTTACAGGCCTTGCTGGCTTTTCATTCATTCATGATCTGCTGGCAGCTGTTCATGCGGACGCTTGGCTCCAGATGCTCGGATTGTTCGTGCTTGGTGTACTTCTTGTTCTGCTTCCGTTTCCGAATTACCGGACGGCCTCCAGCTGGGTCGGTTCTATCGTCTACGGAATTGCAGGCATAACGCTCACCATTCCCTATGTCTGGGAAGATGGCTTAGTTAAGAGCGGATCAGGCAATATCCCTGCCGCTATCATGGCAATTGTACTCGCAGCATTACTAATTTATCTATTGAGAAAGAACAACTTGCCGGCAATTATTGTCGTCTGCGGCTTCATATTCCGCTATTATGCCGATTTCACATTCGACTTCATGCCAAAATCGCTCTTCTTCATCATCGGCGGGCTAATTCTAATCGGATTCGGATTCTGGTTCGAACGTTCCCGCAAAGAGAGGGGTGGCCAACTTGAATAACAAAAAACGTCTACTCGGCTTCTTCGCTGTCGTGGCAGTGCCAATATTAATTTTGCTGCTAATGACTGTGAAGCCGCTTCTCGCTCTTGGCACCGGTCAGGAGATCGCACTTAAAACAAAACCTATCGACCCTCGTGATCTGCTTTATGGTGATTATGTGTATCTCTCGTATGAGATTGAAGACGTCTCTGAGGATAAACTCGATCGAGAGCTCATCAAGAAGGCTAAGAGTAATAATTACGGCAGTATTAAGATGTATGCCATCTTGAAGAAACAGGGCGATGTTTATACACTAGACCATATCACAGCGAAGAAACCGGATAAAGGTGTATACCTGATTGGCGACCTCTACGCTTATCAGGACTACACAGACAGTAAGACTAAGAGCTATAAATACGATGCAAACTACAATCTCGATCGTTATTATGTTCCGGAGAATACAGGCAAGTCACTTGAGGATAAAGCACAGAAAGGCAAACTGACTGCATATGTGAAAGTCCGGAACGGTTATGGAATCCTGACAACAATCAAATAGCAGGGGGCAGTATCAATTGGAGAGCAAAAAAGGATGCATCAAATGTGGCAGTACAAAAGCAGCGAAGAAAGATGTTGCCATGACAGGAACTGGACTTTCAAAAATGTTCGATATTCAGCACAACCAATTCACAGTCGTCTACTGCACAAGCTGCGGTTACTCTGAGTTTTACAACAAGAACAGCTCAACCGGGAGTAATATTCTAGATTTGTTCTTTGGATAAACAAAAAGAGGCTGGGACACAACTAAAAATGCCTGTGTAAAAGACGAACAATAGACTAGAACCAATAGTTAAGACACCGGTTGCAACCCGCCGGATTTCCGCTGCAGGCGAACGCTTTCCACGGGCATGGCTTCAGCTAAATTCCAAGCAAAGAACGCCTGGAATATTATCTTCAGCTCATGCTATTCCCGTTGGAGTCGTCGCCTTCCACTCCAATCCTGGACAGAACTCCGGACATAGCGGAGAAAAGATGCGAGACTCCCGTGGGAAGAACAAGCATACTGAGACAGTGAGGCGCTTGCGCCACAGTGGCTCAGTGCTTGCCCACAGGAAAGCGAGCATTCTTTTCGTAGCGGTGGCTTACCTCAAAATACTTTTATCTATACTCAAAATGAAGAACCCGAACTAAGGCAAATTTTCTTTGCATTAGTTCGGGTTCTCTATAAGCTAAGACACTTCAGCCATTGGCCATTATTTCACCAGCTGACCGCGTTCATTGAAAAATGTCTTATAGCCGAACAGGACAAAAATGATGACAGAAAGCGCTACAGCTCCAGCGATGCCGAGCATGATTGCAATTTGATATTCAATTGAAACGAGTGGTGAAGCACCCCCGAGGATCTGACCAGTCATCATCCCAGGCAAAAAGACGATACCCATGCCGACCATATTGTTGATTGTCGGCATCATCGCCGAGTCGAATGCACGGTTGGCGATGTCCTTCGTCGCTTCTTTCGGTGTCGCACCAAGCATGAGGGCACCTTCAACTAGCGATTTTCGTGACTCCATTTCATTCATAAATGTATTCACGCCAAGTGTGATGCCAGTCATCGAGTTACCAACAATCATACCGGCGATTGGAATGACATACGTAGGTTTGTACCACGGTGAAAGGCCAATAACGACTAGGAGGAAGTAGGCGATGCTGAACAGAGTACCAGCAAGCATCGAGATGGCGATGAGATTTTTCATCGGTTTGCTCAAATCATACTTCAGCCGCTTGAAAATCGTATAGATTGCAAAACTCACCATAACGGCTAGAATGCCAATTGTATACCAGGGATTTGCATTTTTAAAAACATATTCAAGGATGTATCCGACAATTACAAGCTGTACAGACATGCGCAGGGTGGAGATGATGATTTCACGTTCACGGTTGATTCCGCGCCAGCGTACAATTGCAATCAAAATAAGGATAAACAAATAAGCTGCAGCTAAGCGCCACCATTCAATATTGATCAGTTCCGATTTCATCTATTCACCCCTCCTGCCTGAACAACTTTTCCCGCTTCCAACTTGACGACATATTCGCCAAATGCATCAACAATTGCTTGAGCATGGGTTACCATGATGACACTCTGGCCATTTTCTCTGAACTTGGCAAGGACATCGTGCATAATGTCGTGAGCAGTATCCTCATCTAGCGCAGAAGTTGGCTCATCCAACAGAAGTGCCTTTGGTGATAGAAGCAACACACGTGCAAAGGCAAGACGCTGCTTCTCGCCTCCGGACAAATCATCCGCATCGTCGTCGAGGCTCTTATTAAGCCGTACGACCTCAAGCGAACGCTTCATCTCCTCATCTGTCGCCGGATCTGCACCTGCGTATTTGCGTCCAATATTCAAATTCTCTCTAATTGTTCCATCAAAAATAGATGGGGTCTGTTGGAGCATGGTGACCTCACGCCGTAACTGTACGAGGTCCATCTTACTTAAAGCATCCCCATCAGCATAAACTTCTCCAGAATCTGGGCTAATCATGCCGTTTAGAAGCTTCATCAATGTTGTCTTACCGCTCCCGCTCTTCCCAATAATGCAGACAACCTTGTCTCCGGGAATCTTCAAGTTTTCAATATCAAGTATTTGCTTGTATTTCACATTTTCCAAACGAAATTCCAATACTTATCCAGCCTCCTTCTGTTTAAAGTTCGACAGGCGATCTGTTGCCATTCATATCTCTTACCCGGACACCAATTAAGCAAAACGAAAGGGCAGACAGACAGCAAAAATACTATCTGACTGCCCTGTGGCGATATGAGACTCAACCCTTATTGTGCACTCTCAGTTTCCAAGAATACTTCAAGCGTTTCTTCGAGCTCAGAAGGGTGACACGGCATCGTCAAATAGTGCTCAATTCCATAAGCTCTTACCTTTTCCTCATCTAGGTCTGGCGTACTTAAGACGACTAGTGGAGTATGTTCTGTCTGTTCATTGCTCTTCAGCACCCGAACCAATTCCCATCCATTAACTTCATCGTCAGTAGAAAAGTCAATGAGTACACCGTCTAACTGCAAATTCGTCTTTTGTACATCTTCACAGAAGTGCAGCGGATTGCAATAATGGATAATTGGGAACCCCTTTGATTTCAGTTGTTCCGAAATTATCATTGCCACATTTGGTTCATCCTCAATAATGGCTACTTTGCCTTTAGTCGTTTGCCACTCGGCATGCTTCTTCTCCAATGGCAAAGTAAAACTTACAGTTGTCCCGATTCCTTCTTCGGATTCGATCCATATTTCACCCTTATGATCACCAATAATTTCACGGGAAATTGCAAGCCCCAGACCGGTTCCTCCTACTTTTCTCTGTTCACTATTATCGACACGATGAAATTTTGTAAACAGTTTTTTTAGTTCAGATTCAGGAATACCCATGCCATGGTCAAGGATTTGTATAAGAATATGATCCTCGTTTCCGACGAGTCTGATCTCGACTTCTCCACCACCAGGTGAAAACTTCATTGCATTACCAACGAGATTTGTAAACACTTGTTCAATCCGTCCTGCATCACCGAGGATGCTGTCATGTATAGTTTCATCTATTATACGGATTTTATGATTCTGATCAGCACAGAATCGGGCGAGGACATCAATTACAAGCTCACTCAAACGGACCGGTTCCATTTGATAATCTTGCTTACCGGCTTCCATACGCTGAATATCCAGGAAGTTATCAATGAGATTTGTCAGCCTTTTCGCTTCTCGATGAATCGTCTCAAGATACTTATGGCGCCGTTCCACTTTTAGATCTTTCGTCAATAGAAGTTCAGTAAAGCCGAGCACACTAGATAGTGGTGTGCGTAGTTCATGACTTACTGTGCTGACAAGCTCTGATTTCATACGGTCAATTTCATGTTCTTTCGTTATATCACGGTGAACGAGAAGGGTGCGGACACGCTTTCCAGCTCTGTATACTGGAGAAGCATACACTGCCATATGCCTGTCACCGATTTCATAATGGAAGGACTTATCTTCCATCTCCGGATAGTCGACTGCCTCTGCAAAATAAGCTGCAAGTTCCTCAGGCTGTTCACACTGCTTTAGGAAAATATCAGTCCACTCTCTATAAGAGATCTTTTGGCGGTTTCTCCATTCTGCAAATCCTTCGCACGACACGTACTTTTCCAAAGTCTCATTGTATTGAAGCATACTGCCATCCATATCAACTAGCTGGATACCTTCATTTATGTTCTGGACAATGTCCAAATTCAGAAGACGGGCCATTTCGACTTCTTCATACAGATAGATTCGTCCAATTGCAAGACCCATCCGGCTCATAAGACCCTTGATCTCATCAATTTCGTATTCAGAAAATGGCGTCCCAAGTCGAGTTGCGGCAAATACAGCGACAACCTCATGATCTGCATTCAAAACACTGCAATACAAATCGTAAGCATCAAATGCCTGTTCGGCAAAACCAGTTTCTTCTGGGTTTGATGCACGTTTGATGACATACGCACTCTCTTCATGAAGACGTATCCAATTCACATTGTTCCCTGTTTCCACTAGGGTATCAACAACTTGCCTTGTTACATTGCTGCTCGCATAAACTTTTTCCTCTTTGAACCAGAAAATACTGCGATCAAAAGGAAACTGTGCATTCAGGAAGTCTAAAAAGATTTTGCAGAGCTCGTTTTTATCCAGTGTAAAAGTCAAATGATGATTCAATTTATTCAGACGTTCCAGTGAATCATTTGCCGTTTTAACGCGGCAAAGGCTCTCCTCGATTTTTGTCTGCTGTTCCTCTAGCTCCCCTTGCTGGGCCATAAGCTCCTCATTATGTGCCATCAGATCTTCCTCTTTAGCACGAATCGTTTCAACCATCTTTCGGAATGAGTGTGTCAGACGTCCAATTTCGTCATCTGTCTTACGCTTTGGCAGCTGTACAGCATTGCCCATTGCTATCTGTTCAGTGGCCTTCTCCAGCTCCTCAATTGGACGGATGATTCGGTTTATGATGACTCCTACAAGGGGCAATAATAGAAGCAAGAACCCAGCAGAAAACATACTGGAGATAATTGTGTCTTTTCTTGATTTTTCAAGTCTCTCTGCTTCAAGGGCATGAATATGCTTATGGTATTGATCTTTAAAATTTGCTGTACTCTTCAATTCTCCATTGATCACTGAGCCTGCATAATCTTTGTGAATTGCCTCAACTGCTTCTGCATCTCCGGCCTTCATACTCTTAACTGTCGTTGGAAGAATATCATCCCGATATTTTATATAAAAACTCTCAAGTCTGTTGATGAACTTCCTTTCCTTACTGTTCAAGTCCAGCTCTTTAAAGTCAGTGATCTGATGTCCCAACTTTACAATATCCTGGTCTAACATAAGCTTCTCTGTTCCGCTATTAAAAGCAACATAGCCGCGCCCGCGGAGAATCATACTGTTCAGCGTCGAGTCGATAGCTTCAACAACTTCATAATGCTCTTTTAACTCGTCACCCTTCTTGGCAAATTTTCCCTGCTGATGCTCTATATATGAATAATAAATGACTGATGTTGCAATTAATGCAAGGAATACAGAGATGACGGTTGCCAAATAGCGCAATCGGATACTTTCTTCAATTTTACTGTTTTTCATCATCCGATAATTTCCTTTACATAACCCATCAGTTCAATTGGACTGAAAGGCTTGGACATCATATGGCCGGCTCCCGCAGCCCGCATTTTCTCTTTATCTTTCTCTTGTGTTTTCGCGGTCAGCATAAGAACTTCGAGTTTTTCTTTTCTTTCTGCTGAAAGTTTTTCCAACACTTCAATCCCAGTCATCTGTGGCATCATATAATCAAGAATAACGAGATCATAATTGCCTGTCTCAAGTTTTTGAAGTGCTGCTACCCCATCTTCCGCCTCATCAACGACATAGCCGAAATCCTCGATCGTATCCGTTATTAGCATACGCAGTATTTCCTCATCATCTGCGATTAGAATGCTCTTCATATTGTTTTTTCCCTTCTCGTCAAATTCCCCTTGGAACCCAAAGATTTTGCAGTCTTCGAATACCAGAAAGCCTTCTATAATAGAACCTTACTGCAGATCAAAGAAGCATACGCTGGGCAAGTCTGTCCATGCGAGCAATAACCTCAAGAACATTGAATGGCTTGAACAAATAGTCATCCGCGCCTTTCTCAAGCGCCTGAACAATGTTATGCTCATCCGATCTGGCCGACAGCATGGAAACGACAATATTCTTATCCGGGTAGTCATCTCGGATTTTCGTCAGAACTTCAATTCCATCCAACTTCGGCATCATGCCGTCCAGCAGGATTATGTACTGATCCTTTGGACTGTACCATCCACTATTCAGAAACTCCTCGCCATCGGCATAAGCATGAACCTGTACTTCCATATACTCATGGCTCTTCCAAGTGCTGAAGCCTTTTTCAAGAATTGTCCGCACGAATTCATCGTCATCAACGATAACCAAATGAAGGGTACGAAGATTGTTCTGCTGTTCCAGCTGATTATGGAGGGTTACTTGGTTCCGTCCGCAAGCCTTGCTTTTGTATAGCGCCTGATCTGCCTTTTCAAGTAGATCATCCTTTGATTCATCAGGACTTTCTGTTGCCGCAATGCCTGCTGAGAACGTGCATTGGAATTCGACTCCCTGTTCCTCCGCTGTAAACACTTCAGCCGCAAATGCTTCACGCATTTGCTCTACAAGCCTGAATGCCTCGGCTTCTCCTGTTTCGCTCAAACTAATGACGAACTCCTCGCCTCCAAAGCGGAAAATTTTATCCTGTTCGCGAGTCAGTGATGTACACACACTTACAAGCCCTTTTAAGACCTGATCTCCAGTCAGATGTCCGTATGTATCATTCACGCTCTTAAAATGATCAACATCGAGCATAACAAGAGTAAAGGTCCGGCCCTCTCTCTTGTAGGAATCCATTTGCTGGTCAAGTGTTCTATTCATATGTTTGCGATTGAGCGCACCTGTCAGTTCGTCAATCGTTGTAATTCTCTCAATGTCCTTCTGCCAGGTGAATCGATTCCTCATATATACTTTGAACAGTTTCATATCGAGCGGTTTGACAAAGTAGCCGCTAGCACCAATTTCATAAGATTCAATTTCATATTGAACTCCTGAATCAAACCCCGTAAAGACGATTGGTGTCATATTCATCCGCAAAACAGAAACGAAGGAGAGCAGACTCTCCTCTCCCATATCGAAAGCCATTCTAAAATCACAGATGACAAAACCAGGACGGGTCCTGTAAAACATTTCCACCCCTTTATCCATTGCTATAGCGATTAGGACGACATAACCTTCATTTTCAAGCTCTTCCTTTAGTTTGCTTGAGAACTCAAGACTCGAATCGATGATAAGGATGATTCTCCCATCAGTGTCCGTATCTGATATGGACGTTTGCTGTCGCCCACTCGGAGCTTTCCGTGCAAACAGGTCATTCTCCTCCTGCCATTCAGCAATCAGGCCTTTTTCCATAATAAGCTGATCAATCAATGGACTGAGATAGAAAGCCCACTCCTCCGGCTGCCACAGCTTAACACCTTCAGCCGATAATGATTCAAGCAAGCTTCCCGAAATTCGAGATAAGTCCTCTAGTCCAATCGTGCCTGCCGTCCCTTTTATTCTATGGAGAAAGGCGTATATTTCTTTTTCCGTTATTTCCGGCTGCCCGCTCCATTTTTGAATTACCATATCCATCTGCTCGATAAGCATGTTCGCATACTTTTTCCTGAACAACGTAAAGACCTCCTGCCATCCTCGCCTTTGGAAATTGACAAGCGATCGCAGTAACCATCGCAAGCATTCTTCCTCGGAAAAGACACTCTATATAAAATCCAGCTAATCAGATTTTGACCATACTTGCCTGCTTAGGACATGGTGATTTATCAGCCGCTCTTTTATATTTCCATACTGATATTATAGCAATTATCAAGAATATTTGATGCTTCAATATACAAAATTCACCAATAATTCCCTATGAGAGAGGAATTATTGATGAATTTAAGTTTATTTCCCGGGAAATATGTCGAATATAGGGAAATAGTTTAATAGTCTTTCATGAGTCACTCACTATCTCCGTAAAGGAAATCAAAATAAGTTGCTGTCTCAAAATCCTTCTTCGTCAGCGCATTCTCACACCAGGTGAACAAGCTTAAAGTAACTTTGTTATAATTCACTTCAATAATAGGATGATGGTCCTTCGATTCAGAATAGATGGAAATCCCATTCACAAAGCCGATTGCTTTCGGAAAATCCGGAAATTCATACGTGCGTTCAATCTTCCCACCCGTTTTCTTCCAATCTC is a window from the Aciduricibacillus chroicocephali genome containing:
- a CDS encoding M20 metallopeptidase family protein, producing MFNTQFADNELVDWAIGQRRHFHMYPELSGQEYETAARVKSLLEEFGIPLLDGFSAPNVIGYFKGTEGKRTIALRADMDALPIVEEGEDRPYLSTVPGVMHGCGHDGHTATLLAAAKWMSQNPELVKNNIILIFQSSEEASPSGAQQLMKEGVLDKADVIYGIHYMSNMPLGQVGFEEGYAMASSDDFDIIIEGKGGHGGNPHETIDPIYISTHLIQAFQSIVSRNLNPLKSGVISVGGIYGGDSYNVIPDKVTLKGTIRALTFEGAKTMIEKTEQLTKSICEGFGAKGHFTLIEGTPPLYNHPEACKTAEKIIRKTFGDDLFTPIEAVFGAEDFSYYLKEKTGAFVNIGMQGPKSQYPHHHPKFDLDEAAMPAGIELMIKFALEG
- a CDS encoding DUF2157 domain-containing protein, which encodes MKRVIGKGEFAVLEREFIFLEKHGELEQGKAEQLLGLYEAGQGHAVDGSSRFLRIMLAIGAALVGLGILSFIASNWAGLDKLAKFLLLIFGLIVFYAGGFGLERRYPKTARSLYYIGAAIYGAAIFLIGQMFHLSGGAQNAFILWGAGLLPLAVYLRDKWVGVFAALTFILGGEIFFWSASGLGLRYLLILLIPLLLWVNDRYLNKSKAVFVLTGLAGFSFIHDLLAAVHADAWLQMLGLFVLGVLLVLLPFPNYRTASSWVGSIVYGIAGITLTIPYVWEDGLVKSGSGNIPAAIMAIVLAALLIYLLRKNNLPAIIVVCGFIFRYYADFTFDFMPKSLFFIIGGLILIGFGFWFERSRKERGGQLE
- a CDS encoding GDYXXLXY domain-containing protein, with amino-acid sequence MNNKKRLLGFFAVVAVPILILLLMTVKPLLALGTGQEIALKTKPIDPRDLLYGDYVYLSYEIEDVSEDKLDRELIKKAKSNNYGSIKMYAILKKQGDVYTLDHITAKKPDKGVYLIGDLYAYQDYTDSKTKSYKYDANYNLDRYYVPENTGKSLEDKAQKGKLTAYVKVRNGYGILTTIK
- a CDS encoding zinc ribbon domain-containing protein, which translates into the protein MESKKGCIKCGSTKAAKKDVAMTGTGLSKMFDIQHNQFTVVYCTSCGYSEFYNKNSSTGSNILDLFFG
- a CDS encoding ABC transporter permease, with product MKSELINIEWWRLAAAYLFILILIAIVRWRGINREREIIISTLRMSVQLVIVGYILEYVFKNANPWYTIGILAVMVSFAIYTIFKRLKYDLSKPMKNLIAISMLAGTLFSIAYFLLVVIGLSPWYKPTYVIPIAGMIVGNSMTGITLGVNTFMNEMESRKSLVEGALMLGATPKEATKDIANRAFDSAMMPTINNMVGMGIVFLPGMMTGQILGGASPLVSIEYQIAIMLGIAGAVALSVIIFVLFGYKTFFNERGQLVK
- a CDS encoding ABC transporter ATP-binding protein produces the protein MEFRLENVKYKQILDIENLKIPGDKVVCIIGKSGSGKTTLMKLLNGMISPDSGEVYADGDALSKMDLVQLRREVTMLQQTPSIFDGTIRENLNIGRKYAGADPATDEEMKRSLEVVRLNKSLDDDADDLSGGEKQRLAFARVLLLSPKALLLDEPTSALDEDTAHDIMHDVLAKFRENGQSVIMVTHAQAIVDAFGEYVVKLEAGKVVQAGGVNR
- a CDS encoding ATP-binding protein, whose translation is MMKNSKIEESIRLRYLATVISVFLALIATSVIYYSYIEHQQGKFAKKGDELKEHYEVVEAIDSTLNSMILRGRGYVAFNSGTEKLMLDQDIVKLGHQITDFKELDLNSKERKFINRLESFYIKYRDDILPTTVKSMKAGDAEAVEAIHKDYAGSVINGELKSTANFKDQYHKHIHALEAERLEKSRKDTIISSMFSAGFLLLLLPLVGVIINRIIRPIEELEKATEQIAMGNAVQLPKRKTDDEIGRLTHSFRKMVETIRAKEEDLMAHNEELMAQQGELEEQQTKIEESLCRVKTANDSLERLNKLNHHLTFTLDKNELCKIFLDFLNAQFPFDRSIFWFKEEKVYASSNVTRQVVDTLVETGNNVNWIRLHEESAYVIKRASNPEETGFAEQAFDAYDLYCSVLNADHEVVAVFAATRLGTPFSEYEIDEIKGLMSRMGLAIGRIYLYEEVEMARLLNLDIVQNINEGIQLVDMDGSMLQYNETLEKYVSCEGFAEWRNRQKISYREWTDIFLKQCEQPEELAAYFAEAVDYPEMEDKSFHYEIGDRHMAVYASPVYRAGKRVRTLLVHRDITKEHEIDRMKSELVSTVSHELRTPLSSVLGFTELLLTKDLKVERRHKYLETIHREAKRLTNLIDNFLDIQRMEAGKQDYQMEPVRLSELVIDVLARFCADQNHKIRIIDETIHDSILGDAGRIEQVFTNLVGNAMKFSPGGGEVEIRLVGNEDHILIQILDHGMGIPESELKKLFTKFHRVDNSEQRKVGGTGLGLAISREIIGDHKGEIWIESEEGIGTTVSFTLPLEKKHAEWQTTKGKVAIIEDEPNVAMIISEQLKSKGFPIIHYCNPLHFCEDVQKTNLQLDGVLIDFSTDDEVNGWELVRVLKSNEQTEHTPLVVLSTPDLDEEKVRAYGIEHYLTMPCHPSELEETLEVFLETESAQ
- a CDS encoding response regulator transcription factor is translated as MKSILIADDEEILRMLITDTIEDFGYVVDEAEDGVAALQKLETGNYDLVILDYMMPQMTGIEVLEKLSAERKEKLEVLMLTAKTQEKDKEKMRAAGAGHMMSKPFSPIELMGYVKEIIG
- a CDS encoding diguanylate cyclase, which encodes MFRKKYANMLIEQMDMVIQKWSGQPEITEKEIYAFLHRIKGTAGTIGLEDLSRISGSLLESLSAEGVKLWQPEEWAFYLSPLIDQLIMEKGLIAEWQEENDLFARKAPSGRQQTSISDTDTDGRIILIIDSSLEFSSKLKEELENEGYVVLIAIAMDKGVEMFYRTRPGFVICDFRMAFDMGEESLLSFVSVLRMNMTPIVFTGFDSGVQYEIESYEIGASGYFVKPLDMKLFKVYMRNRFTWQKDIERITTIDELTGALNRKHMNRTLDQQMDSYKREGRTFTLVMLDVDHFKSVNDTYGHLTGDQVLKGLVSVCTSLTREQDKIFRFGGEEFVISLSETGEAEAFRLVEQMREAFAAEVFTAEEQGVEFQCTFSAGIAATESPDESKDDLLEKADQALYKSKACGRNQVTLHNQLEQQNNLRTLHLVIVDDDEFVRTILEKGFSTWKSHEYMEVQVHAYADGEEFLNSGWYSPKDQYIILLDGMMPKLDGIEVLTKIRDDYPDKNIVVSMLSARSDEHNIVQALEKGADDYLFKPFNVLEVIARMDRLAQRMLL
- a CDS encoding 4a-hydroxytetrahydrobiopterin dehydratase yields the protein MKKQNAEDIASELKRLRDWKKTGGKIERTYEFPDFPKAIGFVNGISIYSESKDHHPIIEVNYNKVTLSLFTWCENALTKKDFETATYFDFLYGDSE